In a genomic window of Quercus lobata isolate SW786 chromosome 4, ValleyOak3.0 Primary Assembly, whole genome shotgun sequence:
- the LOC115985201 gene encoding putative disease resistance protein RGA4, translating to MAEGVLYELAGRVIEVLTALTLHEIQLSLGVKAELENLTNTVSTIQAVILDAEKRSSHNLEIKDWLRKLKDVILDADDLLDDFSTEVLRHEVMVGDVMPKEVCIFSSSSNQLVFSPKMGHKIKAIREKLNGIADDRTKFHFMESPIEPQMINRERETYSFVPEEEVVGREDDKNAIVECLLDNTVVENVSIISIVGMAGLGKTTLAQLIYNDKIVNKTFELKLWICVSSNFDVKQIVKAILEHLIDEKLKESLEILQTQLREKLNGKKYLLVLDDLWNEDNNKWFLLKNLLMVGARGSRIIVTTRSEKVAMIIGTTSCYPLKGLTKRKAWSLFVKIAFEQGQEPENQALVSLGEEVMNNCAGVPLVIRTIASLLRSKTSENEWLSFKNYELSKIGQEENDISSTLKLSYDHLPPYLKQCFAYCSLFPKDYKIQVKMLIDLWAAQDFIKLSDPKQRVEDVGREYFMVLLWRSFFQDIGKDEHGNIIWCKMHNLMHDLATLVSGMESVVLNSSGNIGEKVRHLSFNHMDPITKLNGRKMRTVLASSVGGNLGNLTCNALVSNLKYLRTLDLSNL from the coding sequence atggctGAAGGAGTTTTATACGAACTTGCAGGCAGAGTCATTGAAGTGTTGACAGCTTTAACTCTCCACGAGATTCAGTTGTCCTTGGGTGTCAAAGCTGAGCTTGAAAATCTAACGAATACGGTTTCCACCATCCAAGCTGTGATTCTAGATGCAGAAAAGCGGAGTTCTCATAACCTTGAGATCAAAGACTGGCTTAGAAAGCTCAAAGATGTCATCCTTGATGCAGATGACTTGTTAGATGACTTCTCCACTGAAGTTTTGCGGCACGAAGTGATGGTTGGAGATGTGATGCCAAAGGAGGTATGTATTTTCTCTTCAAGTTCAAACCAGCTTGTTTTTAGTCCTAAGATGGGTCATAAAATAAAGGCCATTAGGGAGAAATTAAATGGCATTGCAGATGATAGGACCAAGTTCCACTTTATGGAAAGCCCCATTGAGCCTCAAATGATTAATAGGGAAAGAGAAACTTATTCTTTTGTACCAGAAGAAGAAGTTGTTGGGAGAGAAGATGACAAAAATGCAATTGTAGAATGTCTTTTGGATAATACTGTTGTAGAAAATGTTTCAATTATTTCGATAGTTGGAATGGCTGGGTTAGGTAAGACCACACTAGCTCAACTCATTTACAATGATAAGATTGTTAATAAAACTTTTGAGTTGAAACTTTGGATTTGTGTCTCTAGTAACTTTGATGTAAAACAAATTGTTAAAGCAATTTTagaacatttgattgatgagaAGCTTAAAGAAAGCCTTGAAATCTTGCAAACACAACTTCGAGAAAAacttaatggaaaaaaatatttgcttGTCTTGGATGATTTGTGGAATGAGGATAATAATAAATGgtttctcttgaaaaatttgTTAATGGTTGGTGCAAGGGGAAGTAGGATAATAGTAACTACACGCTCTGAAAAGGTAGCAATGATAATAGGCACAACTTCATGTTATCCTCTAAAAGGCCTGACTAAGAGAAAGGCTTGGagtttatttgtaaaaatagcATTTGAacaaggccaagaaccagagaaCCAAGCCCTTGTAAGCCTAGGAGAGGAGGTTATGAATAATTGTGCTGGGGTACCTCTTGTTATAAGAACAATAGCAAGCTTACTACGATCCAAGACTTCGGAAAATGAGTGGCtgtcttttaaaaattatgaactCTCAAAAATAGGTCAAGAAGAAAATGATATCTCATCAACACTTAAGTTGAGTTATGATCATCTACCCCCATACTTAAAGCAATGCTTTGCTTATTGTAGTTTATTTCCCAAAGATTACAAGATTCAAGTAAAGATGCTAATTGATCTTTGGGCAGCACaagattttattaaattatcaGATCCAAAGCAACGTGTGGAGGATGTTGGTAGAGAGTACTTTATGGTGTTACTTTGGAGGTCATTTTTCCAAGATATAGGAAAAGATGAACATGGCAATATTATATGGTGCAAAATGCATAATCTCATGCATGATCTTGCAACTTTGGTGTCTGGGATGGAAAGTGTAGTATTAAATTCAAGTGGGAACATTGGTGAAAAAGTTCGTCATCTATCATTTAATCATATGGATCCAATCACCAAGCTTAATGGAAGGAAGATGCGAACAGTTCTTGCATCTAGTGTTGGGGGAAATTTGGGTAATTTAACTTGTAATGCACTTGTTTCAAATCTTAAGTATCTGCGCACGTTGGATTTAAGCAATTTATGA